One part of the Vicia villosa cultivar HV-30 ecotype Madison, WI linkage group LG6, Vvil1.0, whole genome shotgun sequence genome encodes these proteins:
- the LOC131608713 gene encoding uncharacterized protein LOC131608713, with protein MLQPRSLRPYISISSPPSSNPNPNSRESISRFTTNNEFPSSPSPSSSSFSSSSSSSRSLKNPTTFSHNHLIAISLIPSAFFLLDLGGSTVAATLIVGLMISYIIDSLNFKPASFFSVWISLIFAQFSFFFTASPSLYSTFNSSVTLTILASFLCGHTTFLIGIWSSLQFKFLLLENPTVVAALERLLFACLPITASSLFTWAAVSAVGINNSAYYLMAFNCFFYWLYSVPRLSSFKINHHARFHGGEAPKDSFILGPLESCIHTLYLLFVPLCFHLATHYSVVLSSYASFCDLVLLFFIPFLFQLYASTRGALWWVSDNAAHLHSIRLVNGFVALVFVVIALEVRVVFHSFGRYIQVPPPLNYVLVTITMLGGAAAGGAYSMGMVSDALSSVAFTTSAIVVSAAGAVVVGYPVLFLPLPAAAGFYLARFFEKKSLTSYFAFVVLGSLMVTWFVLHNFWDLNIWLAGMSLKSFCKLIVANAVLAMAIPGLTLLPSKINFLSEISLISHALLLCHIESRFFSYSSIYYYGFEDVVMYPSYMVVMTTLLGLALVRRLYVDHRIGGKAVWILTCLFSSKLSMLFIASKSVVWVSAVLLLAVSPPLLLYRDKSKTGSRMKPWQGYAHASVVALSVWFCRETIFEALQWWNGRSPSDGLILGFCTLLIGVACIPIVAIHFSHVLSAKRSLVLVVATGLLLILMQPPLPLSLSYQSDLIKTARHSADDISIYGFIAGKPTWPSWLIIIAILLTLASITSIIPIKYIVELRTVYSIVMGLALGIYIAAEYFVWAVVLDVLIVVTMVCASVFVIFTHMPSASSTKLLPWVFALLVALFPVTYLLEGQLRIKNILEDSEIGNLGEEERQLTTLLAIEGARTSLLGLYAAIFMLIALEIKFKLASIMREKVIDSSGIRHSHSGQNVSASSLPRARFTQHRRASTVPSFTIKKMAADGAWMPSVGNVATILCFAICLVLNVYLTGGSNRSIFFLAPILLLLNQDSDFIAGFGDKHRYFPVTVVISVYFVLTALYSIWEDVWQGNAGGWGLQIGGPDWIFMVKNLALLVLTFPSHIIFTRYVWSHSKQSDSPPWITLPLNLLPIACTDVLKIKILGILGVIYSLAQYIITRQQYISGLKYI; from the exons ATGCTTCAACCCCGTTCACTCCGTCCCTACATTTCCATCTCTTCACCCCCCTCctcaaaccctaaccctaactcCAGAGAATCCATTTCTCGATTCACCACCAACAATGAATTCCCTTCATCACCATCACCATCTTCATCCTCtttctcatcttcatcttcctcctccAGATCTCTCAAAAACCCTACCACCTTCTCCCACAACCACCTCATCGCAATCTCCCTCATCCCCTCCGCCTTCTTCCTCCTCGACCTCGGCGGCTCCACCGTCGCCGCCACTCTCATCGTCGGCCTCATGATCTCCTACATCATCGACTCCCTCAATTTCAAACCCGCCTCCTTCTTCTCCGTCTGGATTTCACTCATCTTCGCTCAATTCTCATTCTTCTTCACCGCTTCACCTTCTCTCTACTCCACTTTCAATTCCTCCGTAACCCTAACCATCCTCGCTTCCTTCCTCTGCGGTCACACCACCTTCCTCATCGGAATCTGGTCTTCTTTACAATTCAAATTCCTCCTCCTCGAAAACCCTACCGTCGTCGCCGCGCTCGAACGTCTCCTCTTTGCCTGCCTCCCGATCACCGCCTCCTCGCTATTCACATGGGCGGCTGTTTCCGCCGTCGGAATTAACAACTCCGCTTATTACCTCATGGCGTTTAATTGTTTTTTCTACTGGCTTTACTCTGTTCCGAGGCTTTCGTCGTTTAAGATTAATCATCATGCTAGGTTTCACGGCGGTGAAGCTCCGAAAGATAGTTTCATACTTGGTCCTCTGGAGAGTTGCATTCACACTCTCTATTTGCTTTTTGTTCCGCTTTGTTTTCATCTCGCTACGCATTACTCGGTTGTTTTGTCTTCGTACGCTTCGTTCTGTGACCTTGTTTTGCTTTTCTTTATTCCGTTTTTGTTTCAGCTTTATGCTTCTACTAGAGGTGCTCTCTGGTGGGTTTCTGATAATGCTGCTCATTTGCATAGTATAAGGCTAGTGAATGGTTTTGTTGCTTTGGTTTTTGTTGTGATTGCGTTGGAGGTTAGGGTTGTTTTTCATTCGTTTGGGAGGTATATTCAGGTTCCGCCGCCGTTGAATTATGTTCTGGTTACTATTACTATGCTTGGTGGGGCGGCTGCTGGTGGGGCTTATTCTATGGGTATGGTTTCTGATGCGCTGAGCTCGGTTGCTTTCACTACTTCTGCCATTGTTGTCAGTGCTGCTGGAGCTGTTGTTGTTGGATACCCTGTACTG TTCCTGCCCCTGCCTGCAGCTGCTGGCTTTTATTTGGCTCGATTTTTTGAAAAGAAGAGCTTAACTTCATACTTTGCTTTTGTTGTTCTTGGGAGCTTGATGGTCACATGGTTTGTGCTGCACAACTTTTGGGATTTAAATATTTGGTTGGCTGGCATGTCCCTTAAATCTTTTTGTAAGCTGATTGTTGCAAATGCTGTCCTGGCTATGGCTATTCCTGGTTTAACTCTTCTGCCTTCGAAGATAAACTTTTTGTCTGAGATCAGTCTGATAAGCCATGCATTGCTCTTATGCCACATTGAAAGCCGATTTTTCAGTTACTCCAGCATTTACTATTATGGATTTGAAGATGTGGTGATGTATCCTAGCTATATGGTTGTTATGACAACTTTATTGGGTTTAGCTTTGGTGAGAAGGCTATATGTGGATCATCGAATTGGAGGAAAAGCTGTTTGGATTTTGACTTGCCTCTTTTCTTCAAAGCTTTCCATGTTGTTTATTGCATCTAAGTCTGTTGTATGGGTTTCAGCTGTCCTCTTGTTGGCTGTTTCCCCCCCACTACTTCTTTATAG GGATAAGTCAAAAACAGGTTCTAGGATGAAACCATGGCAAGGTTATGCGCATGCCAGCGTAGTTGCCTTATCTGTATGGTTTTGCCGTGAAACAATTTTTGAAGCCCTCCAGTGGTGGAACGGAAGGTCTCCTTCCGATGGTTTAATTTTGGGCTTCTGTACACTGTTGATTGGAGTGGCTTGTATTCCAATTGTTGCTATTCATTTCTCTCATGTTTTG TCTGCAAAGAGGAGTCTGGTGCTTGTAGTTGCAACTGGTCTACTTTTAATTTTGATGCAGCCACCTCTTCCTTTGTCACTGAGTTACCAGTCGGACCTTATCAAAACTGCCCGCCATTCTGCTGATGATATCTCGATTTATGGGTTTATAGCTGGGAAGCCTACCTGGCCATCTTGGCTTATTATTATTGCTATTTTGCTTACTCTAGCATCCATTACATCTATCATACCCATTAAATATATTGTTGAACTAAGGACTGTTTACTCCATTGTTATGGGTCTTGCCCTTGGTATCTACATTGCTGCGGAATACTTTGTCTGGGCAGTAGTTCTGGATGTTTTGATTGTTGTCACTATGGTTTGTGCCTCTGTTTTTGTTATCTTCACTCATATGCCCTCTGCTTCAAGCACAAAGCTTTTGCCCTGGGTATTTGCTTTACTTGTAGCTCTCTTTCCAGTTACTTATCTTTTGGAGGGCCAACTGAGAATTAAAAATATTCTCGAAGATAGTGAGATAGGAAATTTGGGCGAGGAGGAGAGGCAGCTTACAACATTGCTTGCTATTGAGGGTGCCAGAACATCTCTTCTTGGTTTATATGCAGCAATTTTCATGCTCATAGcgttggaaataaaatttaaacttgctTCAATTATGCGGGAAAAGGTCATTGATTCAAGTGGAATTCGACATAGTCATTCTGGTCAAAATGTATCTGCCAGCTCTCTGCCAAGAGCAAGATTCACGCAGCACCGCCGGGCTTCTACTGTTCCTTCTTTTACAATAAAGAAGATGGCTGCTGATGGAGCCTGGATGCCTTCTGTTGGCAACGTCGCCACAATATTATGCTTTGCTATATGCTTGGTCCTGAATGTTTACCTTACTGGTGGCTCAAACCGTTCTATATTTTTCCTGGCTCCTATCCTTCTGCTGCTCAACCAGGATTCAGATTTCATTGCTGGTTTTGGGGACAAACACAGATATTTTCCTGTGACTGTTGTCATCTCAGTCTACTTTGTTTTAACTGCCTTATATAGCATATGGGAAGATGTTTGGCAAGGTAATGCTGGTGGATGGGGTCTTCAAATCGGTGGGCCAGACTGGATTTTTATGGTGAAGAATTTGGCACTCCTTGTTCTTACGTTTCCCAGTCACATAATTTTCACCAGGTACGTATGGAGCCATTCGAAACAGAGTGACTCACCACCATGGATAACTTTGCCCCTTAATCTGCTTCCTATTGCATGTACAGATGTTCTCAAGATTAAGATCTTGGGTATCTTAGGAGTTATATATTCACTGGCCCAGTATATAATTACTAGGCAACAATATATCTCTGGTCTCAAGTACATCTAA